CTGGGGCCGCAGCGGGTCTTCGAGATCATTCTCACCTCCTGCTTTCTGGAGGTAACCGATACCAACAACCGCAGTCCGCTGCGCATCCAGGACTGTTGGGAGCATGCCTTCGGAGTGGGGCTGGTGGCCCGCCGTCTGGCAGAGTCGATCGGCTATCCCCAGCCGGAAAAAGCGTACGTTGCCGGCATTCTGCACGATGTTGGCGAAGTGATTCTGAGCCAGCACCGCCGCCAGGAGTATATGCGGGCCATGGTACTGGCAAAGGACGAGGGGATCGATCTCTACGACGCCGAGGTGCGGGTGTTCGGTACCAGCCATGCCGAGGTGGGCCGTCTGCTGGGAGAACAGTGGAATTTTCCCCAGGAGTTCGTGGAGGTGATTTCACTGCACCATGATTCGAACCTCGGCGTGCTTCCGCCGCTGACCCTGCTGGTGGCCCTGGCCGACCGCTTCTGTATCGGCGTGGGCTTAAGCAGCATGGGAGAGCAAAACACCAACAAGATACTGGGCTGCGCCGATGCGGTACGCCTGATGCAGGAGCATCTGCCCCACGTCGGCAGTTGCGACTTCGATTCCCTGATGATTTCAATGGAAGGCCTGACCGATGAGGTCAGTTGTGCCGTGGAATCCATCTATTCCTGAGCGTGTCATTCCTGCCGACTGGCAGAGCATGATCCGGTTATGAACCGCTACATGCTCTGCCAGCCGGCGTGTCGATACCACTCCCGCATGCAACCGGGCGTCGCCGCCCCGCGTCCCTCTGCGCCCATAGTAGATTCAGGTTTTCTCAGGAGTTACTCCTCCTCCGCCAGCATTCGCGCAAAAAAGTCGGCCCCCAGGTCGGCACTTGGTGCAGCAGCTTCCCCCGTACTCGCTCCCTCCAGTAACTGTTCCGGTATTTCGGCCAGAAAGCGGCTGGGCTGCCGCTCTTCACGAACCCCGTACTTGCGGCGGGTACGACAGCGTGACAGCACCAGCCGTTCCCGGGCGCGGGTAATCCCCACATAGCAGAGCCGCCGCTCTTCCGCCACCTCGGGGTCCTCATCCGCCGAGCGATGGTGGGGGAGCAGGCCCTCCTCCACCCCCACCAGGAAAACATGGGGAAACTCCAGCCCCTTGCTGGCGTGGAGCGACATCAGGGTGACCGCATCCTGCTGTTTTCCGTCGTCGGTTTCCCGGCGGTTGTCCTCCAGCAGCGATATCCGCTCCAGAAAGCTTCCCAGGGTTGCACCGGGGGTGCGCTCCTCAAAGGCGGAAAGCGCGTTTACCACCTGCTCGATGTTCTCGATCCGCTTGCGGGCTTGGGCGGCATCGGCCTGGGTGCGGTACATCTCCTCGTTGATACCCAGGCTGCGGAACAGTGCCGCTGCCTGACGCCCCATTTCCACCGGCTTGAAGCCGGCGATCTCCTCATCCAGCATCCTGCTGAACGTGGCGACCGCCGTCCGCGCCGCTTCCGAAATCCCCGCGATGTCATGCACCCGGTGGATCGCCTCGTGGAGGGAGCGGTTGTGTTCCAGTGCCCATTGCTGCAAGCGCATTAGGGTGGTGTCGCCGATCCCCCGCCGGGGGAAGTTGATGATCCGCACCAGCGCCGCCTCATCCCGGGGATTATTCAGGACGGTCAGGTAGGAGAGGGTATCCTTTACCTCCTTGCGTTCGAAGAAACGCTGGCCTCCCACCAGCACGTAGGGAATCCCCTCCATCCGCAGTGCCTCTTCAAAGGCACGGCTCTGGGTGTTGGAGCGGTACAGGATGGCGAAGTCCCGCCAGGGGCGCTTGCTGCAATACTGGGCCAGCTGCAGCTGTTCCACCACCAGGCGTGCCTCTTCCTCATCATCCTCAGCCACCAGCAGACCAATGGGGTCGCCGTTGCCGGAGGCGGTCCAGAGCGCCTTGTCGCTGCGCAGGCGATTGTTGCCGATGACGGCGTTGGCCGCCGCCAGGATGGTGCCGGTGGAACGGTAGTTCTGCTCCAGCTTGACCACGGTGCAGCCGGGCCGATGCTGGGCAAAGGAGAGGATGTTGGCGACGTCGGCGCCACGCCAGCCGTAGATGGCCTGGTCGTCGTCCCCCACCACGCACAGGTTGCCGTGCCGCTCCGCCAGGAGGGACATCAGCCTGAACTGTCCGGCGTTGGTATCCTGGTACTCGTCCACCATGATCTGGCAGAAACGCTGCTGCCAATGGTCGGCCGCCTCCGGGTGGTGCTCCAGCAGGTGCACCGCCAGCAGGATGATGTCGTCGAAGTCGATGGCGTTGTAGGCCCTGAGCAGTTGCTGGTACCGGGGATAGACCGCCTTGACCGCCGCATCCAGCGGATTTCCCTGGGGGACGGGGTAGTCGTCCGGGCCGAGCAGGCGGTTCTTGGCCAGGGAGATGCGCCAGCGGATCAGGTCGGGATTGAACTGCTTCGGATCAAGGTCCAGGTCGCCCATTGCCTGACGAATAACGCCGCTTTGGTCGCTTTCACCGTAGATGGAAAAGTTGGGGCGGTACCCCAGTCGTCTGATGTCGTGGCGGAGAATACGGACTCCCAGGGAATGGAAGGTGCTGATGATCATGCCTTCCGCCAGTTTGCCGGCGGCACCCTTTACCCGCTCCTGCATTTCGCGGGCAGCCTTGTTGGTGAAGGTGACCGCCAGGATCTGCTCGGCCGGGATGCGGTGCCGCTTGAGCAGGTTGACGATACGGCTGGTGATGACCTGGGTCTTGCCGGAGCCGGCGCCGGCAAGCACCAGCAGGGGGCCGGAGAGGTGTCGGGAGGCGGCCAGTTGTTCGGGGTTCAGAGATGTCATGGGAGTGGCTCTGTACCATACTCCCGCCTCCCAAGGCAACCGTGAGCGAATGTTGCAGGATGGTTACAGCGTGCAAGATCGCTTGCAGACCGGAAAATACCGGCTACAATGCTGGGCACGGAAACGATCTTCAGATGTGTGCAGTCGACAGGAGCGGTACCGATCATGAGCGATCCAGCCCAGCAACCGACAAAACGGCAGCCGAAAGCAAAGCCGAAGGCAAAAAGCAAGCATCCCCGCAAGCCGGTCCGTGCCGGCTCGCCTGCGGCAGTGACCACGGAAAGCGCACCGGGTGTCGATCCGGCCGACAGCGCCTGGTATCTCAACCGGGAGCTGACCTGGCTCGCCTTTAACCGGCGGGTGCTTCACGAAGCGGCCGACAAGCGGACGCCGCTGCTGGAACGGATCAAATTCCTGGCCATCGTCGGTTCCAACCTGGACGAGTTTTTCATGAAGCGGATCGGCGGCCTGAAGCAGCAACTGGCCGCCAACGTGCTGGAACTGACCCCCGACGGCCGCACGCCCCGGCAACAACTGGTCGAGTGCCATCTGCAGGTCCGCCAGCTGGTGGAGGAAAAAACCCTGCTCTTCCGGCAGTTGATGAAGATGCTGGACGACAGGGGCATCGAGGTGGTGAGCTGGAAAGAGTTGACGGCCAAGGAGCAGAAGCTGTTGCGGGAACTCTACCAGCGCGATGTTTTTCCGTTGCTTACCCCCCAATCCATCGATCCGGCCCATCCGTTTCCCTTTGTTTCCAACCTCTCCCTCAACCTGCTGGTGACGGTCCGCTACCCCCGGGAGAAGGAGGTGGCGCTGGCCAGGATCAAGGTTCCCATGGGAACCGGCGTGCCCCGGTTTATCCGGGTGGGGCGCGCCGAGCGGTTCATTTTGCTGGAGGAGGTGATGGCGGCCAACCTGGACATGCTGTTTCCCGGCATGAAGGTGGTTTCCTGCGAATTCTTCCGGGTAACCCGCAACGCCAACACCGAAAAGGACGAGGAAAAAGCCGACGACCTGGTGGCCATGATCGAATCGGAACTGCAGGAACGGCGCTTTGCGCCGATCGTGCGGCTGGAGGTGGCGGTGGGGATGGACCCGGTTCACCGCGGCCGCCTGGCGGCGGAACTGGACCTGGACGAGGAAAGCGACGTGTTCGAGGTGTCGGGGATGCTGGCCCTGCGCGACCTCTTCGAACTGGCCCGCCTCAACCATCCCAAGCTGCACGATCCGCCCCATCATCCGGTGGACCCGCCGCAGTTGCCGGCGGGACACAACATCTTTCACATCATCCGCAAGGCCGCTTCTCTGCTGGTACACCATCCCTACGAGTCGTTCGTCAGCTCGGTGGAGCGCTTTCTCAACGAGGCAGCCGACGACCCCAAAGTCTGCGCCATCAAGATGACGCTGTACCGCACCTCCAAGGAGGGGCGGCTGATTGAGTCCCTGGTGCGGGCCGCGGAAAACGGCAAGCAGGTGGCGGTGGTGGTTGAACTGAAGGCCCGCTTCGACGAGGCGGCCAACCTGCGCATTGCCGAACGGATGGAGGAGGCCGGCATCCATGTCACCTACGGCGTGGTGGGCCTCAAAACCCACTGCAAGGTGATCCTGGTGGTGCGGCGGGATTACAACGGTATCCGCCGCTACGTCCATCTGGGCACCGGCAACTACCACAGCGACACTGCCCGGCTGTACAGCGACCTGGGGCTGTTTACCGGCGACGAGCAGATCGGCCAGGATGCCACGGAACTGTTCAACTACCTGACCACCGGTTTTTCCCCCAACCGTACCTACCGCAAACTGCTGCCGGCCCCCAAGTTTCTGAAAAAGGCGCTGCTGGAAAAGATCGAGCGTGAGATTGTCCTGCACCGGGACAAGGGGGGAGGGCACCTGCAGTTCAAGATGAACGCCCTGGAAGATGTCGATATCGTCCACAAGCTCTACACAGCCTGTCAGGCCGGGGTGAAGGTGGATCTCTACATCCGGGATTCCTGCCGTTTCCGGCCCGGCATTGCCGGACTCTCCGAATCGGCGCGGGTGGTCAGCATCGTGGGGCGCTTTCTGGAGCACAGCCGAATCTACTACTTCCGCAACGGCGGCAGCGAAGAGTACTACATCGGCTCGGCCGACGTCATGAAGCGCAACCTGGAGTCACGGGTGGAGATCCTGGCGCCGGTGGAACTGCCGGAGCTCCAGGCCCGCCTGCGCATGATCCTGGACGGCCATGACCGCGACCAGCGCCACGCCTGGGAGATGCTGCCGGACGGCACCTATCTGCAACGGCAGCCCAAGGGGACCGATGACCAGGAGGGGCTGCACCAGTTCCTGATCGATCATGCCGAACGGGCGGCCCGGGAGGCGCGACGGCTGAAGCGGCGCGTGGCCAAGGTGGTGCACCGCTGACAGGATCACGGCCGCAGTCCGCTCCGCATGCAGGAACCGCAAACCCTGAATCCGTCAGCTTCATGCAGGGCTGACAAAGATGGCAGGAAATACCTGATTTTTTCTGGAATTTTGACAGCCCGCCGGCTTCAATAGAGCTGAACAACCTATGACCAACCTGTTCCGTCAGCCCGGTTACCGAGTGCTCATCGTCCTGACCCTGTTGATTCCGCTGGTGCTGTTTGTTCTGACCGCCTGGCTGGACTACCGGGCACTGCTGCGCCTGAACAGGGAAGAGGCGATCCGTACCGCAACCATCCTTGAACAGCACACCGCGCATGTGTTTGAAACCGTGCAACTGGTTGCGGAGCGGGTGAATGCCGAGCTTGACCAGAGGAGCTGGCAGCAGATAGAGCGTTCAGAGGAACTGCGGGCAACCCTCAGAAAGCTGGAACAGCAGTATCCCCAGGTGGAATCCATCTGGCTGGTCGACGAGAAAGGGGTGCTGCGTAACGCCAGCTGCCCGCTGCCGCAACATCCGGTATCCGTCCGTGACCGTGATT
The window above is part of the Trichlorobacter ammonificans genome. Proteins encoded here:
- a CDS encoding ATP-dependent helicase, translated to MTSLNPEQLAASRHLSGPLLVLAGAGSGKTQVITSRIVNLLKRHRIPAEQILAVTFTNKAAREMQERVKGAAGKLAEGMIISTFHSLGVRILRHDIRRLGYRPNFSIYGESDQSGVIRQAMGDLDLDPKQFNPDLIRWRISLAKNRLLGPDDYPVPQGNPLDAAVKAVYPRYQQLLRAYNAIDFDDIILLAVHLLEHHPEAADHWQQRFCQIMVDEYQDTNAGQFRLMSLLAERHGNLCVVGDDDQAIYGWRGADVANILSFAQHRPGCTVVKLEQNYRSTGTILAAANAVIGNNRLRSDKALWTASGNGDPIGLLVAEDDEEEARLVVEQLQLAQYCSKRPWRDFAILYRSNTQSRAFEEALRMEGIPYVLVGGQRFFERKEVKDTLSYLTVLNNPRDEAALVRIINFPRRGIGDTTLMRLQQWALEHNRSLHEAIHRVHDIAGISEAARTAVATFSRMLDEEIAGFKPVEMGRQAAALFRSLGINEEMYRTQADAAQARKRIENIEQVVNALSAFEERTPGATLGSFLERISLLEDNRRETDDGKQQDAVTLMSLHASKGLEFPHVFLVGVEEGLLPHHRSADEDPEVAEERRLCYVGITRARERLVLSRCRTRRKYGVREERQPSRFLAEIPEQLLEGASTGEAAAPSADLGADFFARMLAEEE
- the ppk1 gene encoding polyphosphate kinase 1, producing MSDPAQQPTKRQPKAKPKAKSKHPRKPVRAGSPAAVTTESAPGVDPADSAWYLNRELTWLAFNRRVLHEAADKRTPLLERIKFLAIVGSNLDEFFMKRIGGLKQQLAANVLELTPDGRTPRQQLVECHLQVRQLVEEKTLLFRQLMKMLDDRGIEVVSWKELTAKEQKLLRELYQRDVFPLLTPQSIDPAHPFPFVSNLSLNLLVTVRYPREKEVALARIKVPMGTGVPRFIRVGRAERFILLEEVMAANLDMLFPGMKVVSCEFFRVTRNANTEKDEEKADDLVAMIESELQERRFAPIVRLEVAVGMDPVHRGRLAAELDLDEESDVFEVSGMLALRDLFELARLNHPKLHDPPHHPVDPPQLPAGHNIFHIIRKAASLLVHHPYESFVSSVERFLNEAADDPKVCAIKMTLYRTSKEGRLIESLVRAAENGKQVAVVVELKARFDEAANLRIAERMEEAGIHVTYGVVGLKTHCKVILVVRRDYNGIRRYVHLGTGNYHSDTARLYSDLGLFTGDEQIGQDATELFNYLTTGFSPNRTYRKLLPAPKFLKKALLEKIEREIVLHRDKGGGHLQFKMNALEDVDIVHKLYTACQAGVKVDLYIRDSCRFRPGIAGLSESARVVSIVGRFLEHSRIYYFRNGGSEEYYIGSADVMKRNLESRVEILAPVELPELQARLRMILDGHDRDQRHAWEMLPDGTYLQRQPKGTDDQEGLHQFLIDHAERAAREARRLKRRVAKVVHR
- a CDS encoding HDOD domain-containing protein, with the protein product METDKLTTARAIMKGFTVLPTVPAAAAKAIRLLNEDDVDMGAVADVMLSDQVLAARVIRIVNSPLCKVMGQIQSVRQALVYLGPQRVFEIILTSCFLEVTDTNNRSPLRIQDCWEHAFGVGLVARRLAESIGYPQPEKAYVAGILHDVGEVILSQHRRQEYMRAMVLAKDEGIDLYDAEVRVFGTSHAEVGRLLGEQWNFPQEFVEVISLHHDSNLGVLPPLTLLVALADRFCIGVGLSSMGEQNTNKILGCADAVRLMQEHLPHVGSCDFDSLMISMEGLTDEVSCAVESIYS